In Ogataea parapolymorpha DL-1 chromosome I, whole genome shotgun sequence, the following are encoded in one genomic region:
- a CDS encoding translationally controlled tumor protein, whose amino-acid sequence MIIYKDVISGDELLSDAYDIKEVDGAIYEADCQMVQVKAGADIDIGANPSAEDGAEDLDDGVETVNNVVYSFRLQQTQFDKKSFLTYIKGYMKKVKAHLSETAPDQVEAFEKGATSYVKKVVGSFNDWEFFTGESMDPDGMIVLLNYREDGVTPFVAIWKHGVKEEKI is encoded by the coding sequence ATGATTATCTACAAAGACGTGATTTCCGGTGACGAGCTACTCTCTGACGCTTACGACATCAAGGAGGTTGATGGAGCCATCTACGAGGCCGACTGCCAGATGGTGCAAGTCAAGGCTGGTGCCGATATCGATATTGGTGCTAATCCATCTGCTGAGGATGGTGCTGAGGACTTGGACGACGGTGTTGAGACCGTTAACAACGTTGTCTACTCTTTCAGACTGCAACAGACCCAGTTCGACAAGAAGTCGTTCTTGACCTACATCAAGGGCTACATGAAGAAGGTCAAGGCTCACCTCTCTGAGACTGCTCCAGACCAGGTTGAGGCCTTTGAGAAGGGTGCCACTTCCTACGTCAAGAAGGTTGTTGGTTCTTTCAACGACTGGGAGTTCTTCACCGGTGAGTCCATGGACCCAGACGGAATGATTGTTCTGCTCAACTACAGAGAGGACGGTGTCACTCCATTTGTTGCTATCTGGAAGCACGGTgtcaaggaggagaagatcTAA
- a CDS encoding Proteasome-interacting protein CIC1 yields MPPKKTKKTAGAAKKGKKVTGTVVNTEPKVQKGVFVKDVAVKKAVSELIKWKESQKPDKPQLFDDDDASLYMQLTSVKFFSKKQVLKPTTVAVPHPVHDLENEFKVCVFVKDGQIDADTLEKIEQENIPHLAKIISASELKGAYKSYEARRKLQKEYDLFLSDESLITALPKLLGKIFYSTSKLPLPIRLKTKENVFSVTTLANQVSKMINSVHYVAPMGVNLTLNLGSVRQPLDNIVDNVQALTQHFEKQPLKTIQLKLLESPGLPIYIAEHIFSEQDVGEEEKPAKDETPEVRLTKFEKGLVELALDEDQARSIVGRKEKKVNKLKRGKENQNGGDSKRRK; encoded by the coding sequence atgccaccaaagaagaccaagaagaccGCTGGCGCAGCcaagaagggcaagaaAGTTACTGGAACAGTGGTGAACACAGAGCCAAAGGTCCAGAAGGGTGTTTTTGTGAAAGATGTCGCTGTGAAGAAGGCCGTTtccgagctgatcaagTGGAAGGAATCGCAGAAACCTGACAAGCCGCAGCTcttcgacgacgacgacgccaGTTTGTACATGCAGCTGACCAGTGTCAAATTCTTTAGCAAAAAGCAGGTGCTCAAGCCTACGACTGTGGCGGTTCCTCATCCTGTGCACGATCTCGAGAACGAGTTCAAGGTCTGTGTCTTTGTCAAGGACGGTCAGATCGACGCTGATACTCTGGAAAAGATTGAGCAGGAGAACATCCCGCATCTTGCCAAGATTATCTCTGCTTCTGAGCTCAAGGGAGCCTACAAGAGCTACGAGGCCAGAAGAAAGTTGCAGAAAGAGTACGACCTGTTTTTGAGTGACGAGAGCCTGATCACTGCTCTGCCGAAGCTGCTGGGCAAGATTTTCTACTCGACCTCCAAACTTCCGCTACCGATCAGActcaaaaccaaagaaaacGTGTTCTCGGTGACCACGTTGGCCAACCAGGTGTCGAAAATGATTAACTCTGTCCATTACGTTGCTCCAATGGGGGTGAATCTTACCCTCAACCTGGGCAGTGTCCGCCAGCCGCTTGACAACATCGTGGACAATGTCCAGGCTCTCACACAGCATTTCGAGAAACAGCCATTGAAGACCATCCAATTGAAACTGCTGGAGTCGCCTGGACTGCCGATTTATATTGCCGAGCATATATTCAGCGAGCAGGACGTtggcgaggaggagaagcctGCCAAGGACGAAACTCCGGAAGTGAGGCTGACCAAGTTCGAGAAGGGGCTGGTGGAATTggctctggacgaggaccagGCTCGCTCGATTGTGGGGCGTaaggagaagaaggtgaacaagctgaagcGGGGGAAGGAGAACCAGAACGGGGGCGATTCCAAGAGGAGAAAATAG
- a CDS encoding Exosome complex component mtr3 yields the protein MNVDRRRNLGPANVKPLVFAESKPPAQHIDSKIFLETGLIQNCSGSSYLENDKTIIITSIYGPRPNFTRSFNDQASLKVGIELSKFLPLDNLKDNRKNITPDKERLIASLESFMLSNFQSLILLQNYPKSSIEIFVQVVALNPAHSLVYTLKNIINGVSVALVDSGLNIRSVASCGYSGAAEHEMAVNFSGQDEILGIWSDFTVFDESFDLAIDTCEKDSLQLRKEINGYLLQKATAKQ from the coding sequence ATGAACGTTGatagaagaagaaatttGGGGCCTGCGAATGTCAAGCCGCTGGTTTTCGCCGAGTCGAAGCCGCCTGCACAGCACATAGATTCAaagatttttttggagaccGGACTCATACAAAATTGCAGCGGATCGTCGTACTTGGAGAACGACAAAACCATCATAATCACGTCTATCTACGGACCTCGTCCAAACTTTACAAGATCGTTCAACGACCAGGCCAGCTTGAAAGTGGGCATTGAGCTGTCAAAGTTTTTACCACTGGACAACCTGAAAGACAACAGAAAGAATATTACTCCAGATAAGGAGAGACTCATTGCTTCGCTGGAATCGTTTATGCTCTCCAACTTCCAGAGTTTAATCCTTCTGCAAAACTACCCCAAATCCTCTATCGAGATCTTTGTGCAGGTCGTGGCGCTGAACCCTGCCCATTCGCTGGTTTACAcgctcaagaacatcaTAAATGGCGTGAGTGTTGCTTTGGTAGACTCTGGTCTTAATATTCGGTCCGTGGCCTCGTGCGGGTACTCAGGCGCGGCAGAGCACGAAATGGCGGTCAATTTTAGCGGCCAGGACGAGATTTTGGGCATCTGGAGCGACTTTACGGTGTTCGACGAGTCGTTTGACTTGGCCATTGACACTTGCGAAAAGGACTCTCTCCAGCTGCGAAAAGAAATCAACGGCTACCTGCTACAAAAAGCTACAGCCAAACAGTAA
- a CDS encoding 60S acidic ribosomal protein P0 — MGANKEKKVEYFSKLKQLLEEYKSVFIVGVDNVSSQQMHEIRKALRKDAVVLMGKNTMVRRALRGFIAENPDYEKLMPFVRGNVGFVFTNSDLKTIRNVILENKVAAPARAGAIAPGDVFVPAGNTGMEPGKTSFFQALGVPTKIARGTIEITTDVKILTKDQKVGPSEATLLNMLNISPFTYGLTVVQVYDDGQVFPSSILDITDEELVGHFVSAISTITQISLAAGYPTIPAVSHQIINNYKNILALSVATDYTFEGSEAIKDRIANPDAYAAAAPAAAASSAPAEEATAAAAEEEEESDDDMGFDLFG, encoded by the coding sequence ATGGGAGCTaacaaggaaaagaaggtCGAATATTTCTCCaagctcaagcagctgcttgagGAGTACAAGTCTGTCTTCATCGTTGGTGTCGACAACGTCTCTTCTCAGCAAATGCACGAGATTAGAAAGGCTCTCAGAAAAGATGCCGTCGTTCTTATGGGTAAGAACACCATGGTGAGAAGAGCCCTGAGAGGATTCATTGCCGAGAACCCAGACTACGAAAAGTTGATGCCTTTCGTCAGAGGTAACGTCGGATTTGTCTTCACCAACTCTGATTTGAAGACCATCAGAAACGTCATCTTGGAGAACAAGGTTGCTGCTCCAGCCAGAGCCGGTGCCATTGCACCAGGCGATGTGTTTGTTCCAGCCGGTAACACGGGTATGGAGCCAGGTAAGACCTCCTTCTTCCAGGCTTTGGGTGTTCCAACCAAGATTGCCAGAGGTACCATTGAGATTACCACTGACGTCAAGATCTTGACCAAGGACCAGAAGGTCGGACCTTCCGAGGCCACTCTTTTGAACATGCTGAACATCTCGCCTTTCACGTACGGTTTGACCGTTGTGCAAGTCTACGACGATGGCCAGGTGTTCCCATCGTCCATTTTGGACATCACCGATGAGGAGCTGGTTGGCCACTTTGTCTCAGCCATTTCCACCATCACCCAAATCTCGCTGGCTGCTGGCTACCCAACCATCCCAGCTGTGTCCCAccagatcatcaacaactacAAGAACATCCTTGCTCTTTCCGTTGCTACTGATTACACCTTCGAGGGATCTGAGGCTATCAAGGATAGAATTGCCAACCCAGACGCTTATGCTGCTGCCGCTcctgccgctgctgcttcCTCTGCTCCAGCCGAGGAGGCCactgccgctgctgctgaggaagaggaggagtctGACGACGACATGGGATTCGACTTGTTCGGTTAG
- a CDS encoding putative membrane protein, producing the protein MLPIVQRRLQSTVATPVKRSNTSLRGVLLGFFAGVSITGFGAYYYLLDEYKSSSNAVVSDVLLLQKSIRKLESHVRTLEDNLAKK; encoded by the coding sequence ATGCTGCCAATTGTCCAAAGAAGACTCCAATCCACAGTGGCGACTCCCGTCAAGAGATCCAACACCTCGCTTAGAGGCGTGCTGCTAGGCTTCTTCGCCGGCGTGTCCATAACCGGATTCGGTGCATACTACTATTTGCTCGACGAGTACAAGTCCTCGTCCAACGCTGTCGTTTCCGACGTCCTacttctccagaaaagcATCAGAAAGCTCGAGAGCCATGTGCGTACGCTCGAGGACAACCTGGCCAAGAAATAG
- a CDS encoding Cell division control protein 25, with the protein MGDEPAANKPSRATVTPVCVATVTRYFDGQNDPALLSLMVDDIVYVLNTPNSRWWDGILIDPIGNVTRGWFPPSHTRIIQQGTPLQPSVSTVRDERRTLESLNVPKNISFSSTASAQTPHRESFQSTRSGDRSQSVTMASAEEINSYFSQSTSQPSFNFLPVWVPEITQDDEFVYHNSALNVYAKELPLISADYVDHGSALEKTDLSRFNGLDVVPIDAKETAADSESQAERTYDQPQNRDTIVDCLTDTNGKLWHSPDMFYFSPMDVTNWPDLYKKFRYLVNMCLEAISKNSRELFLVHLNSISETVTLFHLASNMGAKDLERNGVADGVRENLHKITSSLSQLAINGNLHFVGSKHSQYYLGRDDAADEELSSTDELDHGSQTSRGSETFLRRAERDAVKLIKRASSLKETFLRLRYTNQVDAENLPLVYPRFFKGRFHAGNFANPFDDLGSALHSSESLFIDPHSHKNNVLLDDEAIEYLTDYKTKACEILENVVQVLSTQIPRDVKYKNFIEDRNLNIVTLIYHSVPSLNRFLNILESIDFTIFIMVNRLARKERLRNERVAEDDDPESANRLFYETTSKQLEPVLTEFVELKQSLHDTLSDLIMDAQNITVDDPEVFEGMKEEEMFYDKTILSLKTEQFSRALVANLNEKDFRDLNDGEYLYDSNLKLRATISKALQQFDLIIMSTTQLKEERQSILNYCTRLMNTDFSVASLFVAERHNTMISSLSQSEYSYGRRKSRDTETELPWFLDADDEEQSVIFDINGIKGGPAGGLVSRLVNPTHDNDDEFKETMLAMFVTFMTPVAFFDALMDRYNVQMPEGLSYEEYSIWVEKKLKRQRDEVLRTFAKLFSTAWLVQYSSSELRTKWDVFVDSNNVDAKLAQLGRLVMAMKTQDEWFAEFGHGNPEPKPFEGRPPVPLMLGKNLRNTTKLRLRDIDSMEFARQITLIQFELFHKIDKFDLLARSYRFSRIFKHSEPVGSKSIANFVRNCNVITHFVIYMILRQRDIQARAENIKYFIIVADKLLKLRNYSSMTAIISGLSSTSISRLKKTWVLVPKHLVANFEKMDQLMSIGKNYSEYRSILKFVNEDSEPCLPFLGMYLSDLRFLTDGNSDYLHNNRNLVNFGKRLSIYRTIQEVIKFNAKAYHFEKIDELWTYFYDMWEQLPDDDKLYNISLKLEPMVSLVNQQDNEKRARGVDARVFKRNVPARL; encoded by the coding sequence ATGGGGGACGAACCAGCGGCAAACAAGCCCAGTCGCGCCACCGTGACGCCCGTGTGCGTGGCGACGGTGACACGGTACTTTGACGGCCAGAATGACCCGGCCCTGCTCAGTCTTATGGTCGACGACATCGTGTACGTGCTCAACACCCCAAACTCCAGGTGGTGGGACGGTATCCTTATCGACCCGATCGGAAACGTCACACGTGGGTGGTTCCCGCCCTCGCACACGCGCATCATCCAGCAGGGCACACCATTGCAGCCGTCGGTGTCCACAGTTCGCGACGAGCGCAGGACGCTCGAGTCGCTCAATGTCCCTAAAAAtatctccttctcgtccaCCGCCTCGGCCCAGACCCCGCACAGAGAGAGCTTCCAGAGCACGCGGTCCGGCGACCGCTCGCAGTCGGTCACAATGGCGTCTGCCGAGGAAATCAACTCGTACTTCTCGCAATCGACGTCGCAGCCGAGCTTCAACTTCCTGCCCGTCTGGGTGCCCGAGATCACccaggacgacgagtttgtgtACCACAATAGCGCGCTGAACGTGTACGCCAAAGAGCTGCCGCTGATCAGTGCCGACTACGTCGACCACGGCTCGGCGCTCGAAAAGACTGACCTGTCCAGGTTCAACGGGCTGGATGTGGtgccgatcgacgcaaaGGAGACTGCGGCAGATTCCGAGTCGCAGGCGGAACGCACATACGACCAGCCGCAGAACAGAGACACCATCGTCGACTGTCTCACCGACACAAACGGCAAATTGTGGCACAGCCCAGACATGTTCTACTTCTCGCCCATGGACGTCACCAATTGGCCAGACCTGTACAAAAAGTTCCGGTATCTGGTCAACATGTGTCTGGAAGCGATCAGCAAGAACTCGCGCGAGCTGTTTCTCGTGCATCTCAACAGCATCTCCGAGACCGTCACGCTATTTCATCTGGCCAGCAACATGGGGGCCAAGGACCTCGAGCGCAACGGCGTTGCCGACGGCGTACGCGAAAACCTGCACAAGATCACCAGCTCGCTGTCACAGCTGGCTATCAACGGGAACCTGCACTTTGTCGGTTCGAAGCACTCGCAGTACTATCTGGGCCGCGACGACGcggccgacgaggagctcagCAGCACAGACGAGCTAGACCACGGCAGCCAGACTTCGCGCGGGTCCGAGACGTTTTTGCGTCGCGCTGAGCGCGATGCCGtcaagctcatcaagcGTGCGAGCTCTCTCAAGGAGACATTTTTGCGGCTACGGTATACGAACCAGGTGGACGCAGAAAATCTGCCGTTGGTGTACCCGCGCTTCTTCAAGGGCCGTTTCCACGCGGGCAATTTTGCGAACCCGTTCGACGACCTCGGCAGCGCTCTGCACAGCTCCGAGAGCCTGTTCATCGACCCGCACTCGCACAAAAACAACGTTCTtctcgacgacgaggccatcGAGTATTTGACCGACTATAAAACTAAGGCGTGCGAGATCCTCGAAAACGTGGTCCAGGTGCTCAGCACGCAGATCCCGCGCGACGTCAAATACAAGAACTTCATTGAAGACCGCAACCTCAACATCGTCACGCTCATCTACCATAGCGTGCCGTCGCTGAACCGTTTCCTCAACATCctcgagtcgatcgacttcACCATCTTCATCATGGTCAACCGGCTCGCGCGCAAGGAACGGCTGCGCAACGAGCGTgttgccgaggacgacgaccCGGAAAGCGCGAACCGGCTTTTCTACGAAACCACGtccaagcagctcgagccAGTGCTCACAGAATTTGTCGAACTCAAACAGTCGCTCCACGACACGCTCAGCGACCTTATCATGGACGCACAGAACATCACCGTCGACGACCCAGAGGTATTTGAGGGCatgaaagaggaagaaatGTTCTACGACAAGACTATCTTGTCGCTCAAGACAGAGCAGTTTTCGCGCGCCCTCGTGGCCAACCTCAACGAAAAGGACTTCAGAGACCTCAACGACGGCGAGTACCTGTACGACTCGAACCTGAAACTGCGTGCGACGATCTCCAAGGCGTTGCAGCAGTTTGACCTCATCATAATGTCGACGACGCAGCTGAAAGAAGAACGCCAGTCGATTCTCAACTACTGCACGCGGCTCATGAACACAGACTTTAGCGTCGCGTCGCTGTTTGTCGCCGAACGCCACAACACCATGATCTCCTCGCTGAGCCAGTCAGAGTACAGCTACGGCCGGCGCAAGTCACGTGACACCGAGACGGAGCTGCCGTGGTTCTTGGACgctgacgacgaggagcagTCGGTCATTTTCGACATCAACGGCATCAAGGGCGGACCTGCGGGAGGGCTGGTGTCGCGGCTGGTGAACCCGACGcacgacaacgacgacgagttcaaggagaCCATGCTGGCCATGTTTGTCACGTTCATGACGCCGGTGGCCTTTTTCGATGCGCTCATGGACAGATACAACGTCCAGATGCCCGAGGGGCTGAGCTACGAGGAGTACAGCATATGggtggagaagaagctcaagcGGCAGcgcgacgaggtgctgcGCACATTCGCCAAGCTGTTCAGCACCGCGTGGCTGGTGCAGTACAGTTCTTCGGAGCTGCGCACAAAATGggacgtttttgtcgaCAGCAACAATGTGGATGCAAAGCTTGCGCAGCTTGGGCGGCTGGTGATGGCGATGAAGACGCAGGATGAGTGGTTTGCTGAGTTTGGCCACGGCAACCCGGAGCCGAAGCCGTTTGAAGGCCGGCCGCCTGTGCCGCTGATGCTGGGCAAGAATCTGCGCAACACGACGAAGTTGCGGCTGCGAGACATCGACTCGATGGAGTTTGCGCGCCAGATCACGCTGATCCAGttcgagctcttccacaagatcgacaagTTTGACCTGCTTGCGCGGTCGTACCGCTTCAGCCGCATTTTCAAGCACTCTGAGCCGGTTGGCTCGAAAAGCATCGCCAATTTTGTGCGCAATTGCAATGTTATCACGCATTTTGTCATCTACATGATCTTGCGTCAGCGTGATATCCAGGCCAGAGCAGAGAACatcaaatattttattattGTCGCCGACAAGCTGCTAAAACTCAGAAATTACTCGAGCATGACGGCGATTATTTCCGGGCTCAGCTCGACGTCAATCAGCCGACTGAAGAAAACCTGGGTACTTGTGCCCAAACACCTGGTGGCCAACTTCGAGAAGATGGACCAGCTGATGTCAATCGGAAAAAACTACAGTGAGTACCGCAGCATCCTGAAATTTGTGAACGAAGACTCAGAGCCGTGTCTGCCGTTTTTGGGCATGTACTTGTCGGACCTGCGGTTCCTCACCGACGGAAACTCAGACTACCTACACAACAACCGCAATCTTGTGAATTTCGGCAAACGGTTGAGCATCTACCGCACCATCCAGGAGGtgatcaagttcaacgCCAAAGCCtaccattttgaaaaaatcgacGAATTATGGACTTATTTCTATGATATGTGGGAGCAACTCccggacgacgacaagctATACAACATTTCGCTGAAGCTGGAGCCGATGGTCAGTCTGGTGAATCAGCAGGACAACGAGAAACGTGCACGAGGAGTGGACGCGCGTGTGTTCAAGAGAAACGTTCCCGCCCGCTTATGA
- a CDS encoding Cell division control protein 11, translated as MVTVLGNSAALRKRKTLKKSLNFTVMVVGESGSGRSTFINSLCDQLIVEPSSTIHMYSPEELVNPDREMQLRKSTVELEDGEGVRICLNLIDTPGFGTSMDNSVSFQVITDYVKHQYDEILIEESKLRRNPRFKDCRVHVCLYFITPTGHGLKEQDVVFMQSLGELVNIVPVIAKADSLTLSELKLNKKLIMEDIEHYKLPIFDFNDDFFNLDEGADEETIELNKYLGKTLPFAVMGSNTTHKDPASGEVKRVRVYPWGTIDIFDNEISDFLSLKNTLLITHLNDFKDYTHEVLYENYRAKTLGEEGEVGDVSELSRARVSSMATSMTGVANGNGAYQSPKVADSPALDDKEEQIRLEEERLRAFEERVQRDLMLKKEEIEARERELAEIERRLAAERLEA; from the coding sequence ATGGTTACTGTCCTAGGAAACTCGGCAGCTTTGCGTAAAAGAAAGACGCTCAAGAAGTCGCTGAATTTCACCGTTATGGTGGTCGGCGAAAGTGGTTCTGGCCGCTCGACGTTCATCAACTCGCTGTGCGACCAGCTGATCGTCGAGCCCTCCTCGACAATACACATGTACTCTCCAGAGGAATTGGTCAACCCAGACCGCGAGATGCAGCTTAGAAAGAGCACCGTCGAGCTAGAAGACGGTGAGGGTGTCCGTATCTGTCTGAACCTGATCGATACCCCTGGATTTGGCACCAGCATGGATAACAGCGTGTCATTCCAGGTTATTACCGATTACGTCAAACACCAGTACGACGAGATTCTGATTGAAGAGTCGAAGCTTAGAAGAAACCCCAGATTCAAGGATTGTCGGGTCCATGTTTGTTTGTACTTCATCACCCCGACTGGCCACGGACTTAAAGAGCAGGACGTCGTTTTCATGCAGTCGCTTGGAGAATTGGTCAATATAGTGCCGGTGATTGCCAAGGCAGACTCTTTGACGCTCTCTGAGCTGAAACTGAACAAGAAACTCATCATGGAAGACATTGAGCACTACAAGCTGCCTATCTTTGATTTTAACGACGACTTCTTCAACCTGGACGAAGGCGCCGACGAGGAAACCATCGAGCTCAATAAGTATCTGGGTAAGACGCTGCCTTTTGCCGTGATGGGGTCCAACACGACGCACAAGGACCCAGCGTCGGGCGAGGTCAAGCGTGTAAGGGTGTATCCGTGGGGCACGATCGATATCttcgacaacgagatcagcgACTTCCTGTCACTGAAAAACACGCTACTCATCACACATCTGAACGACTTCAAGGATTACACTCACGAGGTGCTGTATGAGAACTACCGTGCCAAGACTCTCGGAGAGGAGGGCGAGGTCGGCGACGTTAGCGAGCTCAGCAGGGCCAGAGTGTCTTCGATGGCCACGAGCATGACGGGCGTGGCCAACGGAAACGGTGCGTACCAATCGCCGAAGGTCGCTGATAGTCCGGCCttggacgacaaggaggagcagaTCAGACTCGAGGAAGAGCGGCTGCGTGCGTTCGAGGAGC
- a CDS encoding Uroporphyrinogen III synthase — translation MARIILLKNKTVPTDPYDELFSQNQYEPVFLPLLRHSSINEKEVKEFLKSDLYLNEYQALIVTSQRCIETLAKLLQELRHEKFERLDQILNKPSYTVGPTTSQYLENLGFTDIRGGKDAGNGSILSDIIIGDPLFRSSAKKVLFLTGEIRKDIIPRKLKSIDFNVLELVSYRTEPLEDIQSRYEQLSQTAPDKSWLIFFSPQGTADIVNILKEKKHNFQIASIGPTTEEYLLDNGIKPAVVSSKPDAKSLLSSIMNYEHAI, via the coding sequence ATGGCTCGAATAATactgctgaaaaacaaaacagTCCCTACGGATCCATACGATGAGCTGTTCAGCCAAAACCAGTACGAGCCAGTGTTTCTGCCGCTGCTGAGACACTCGTCCATAAACGAAAAAGAAGTGAAGGAATTTCTCAAATCTGATCTGTATCTGAACGAGTACCAGGCACTGATTGTGACGTCCCAGCGGTGCATCGAGACGCTTGCCAAGCTTTTACAGGAGCTGAGGCACGAGAAATTTGAACGGCTTGACCAAATACTCAACAAGCCTTCGTACACCGTGGGCCCCACGACGTCTCAGTATTTAGAGAATCTGGGATTCACAGATATTCGTGGCGGCAAGGACGCTGGGAACGGTTCCATTCTGTCGGACATCATCATCGGTGACCCGTTGTTCCGTTCAAGTGCCAAAAAGGTGCTATTTCTCACGGGAGAAATACGCAAAGATATTATTCCGCGAAAACTCAAGTCCATCGACTTTAACGTCCTGGAGCTCGTTTCCTACCGCACAGAACCCCTCGAAGATATACAAAGCAGGTACGAGCAGCTGTCGCAGACGGCTCCAGACAAGTCGTGgctgatcttcttctcccCTCAGGGAACGGCCGACATTGTGAATATcctcaaggagaagaagcacAATTTCCAAattgcgtcgatcggcccGACGACAGAGGAGTATCTTCTAGACAATGGTATTAAGCCGGCAGTGGTGTCGTCTAAGCCAGATGCCAAATCGTTACTGTCCTCGATTATGAACTATGAGCATGCTATTTAG
- a CDS encoding tRNA nucleotidyltransferase (CCA-adding enzyme), whose translation MSSSVPQIHLNKVETQIVNLLNEYTRYFNEHKTSATQQPLELRITGGWVRDKLLGRESHDIDIGIDHLSGVEFVTQLQEYIKAQNGGQSVDSGIYKIEKNPEKSKHLETCTTKLFGFSIDFVNLRSEKYAEDSRIPEIEVGTAEEDAFRRDATLNSLFYNLTTGKVEDFTGRGLQDLHDGILRTPLDPRKTFLDDPLRCLRLIRFASTYNFRIDELALAAMREDEIKQKLREKISRERINVEFKKIIMGKNPVYGLRLIDDVGFYQLFECEQPGYEAGNEAMKAALKELVQRYGSVEQELNNNETLSRLLDAVYSSDISKQSLFLNLILYPWRDEKIVIGKPSVPVPSRVVQDALRMQLKIKHLVGLCCSTLEQYDSTYVQWNNIARSELATKLLIPYREEWRLMLLTNIIVSIFRNPQNIHELIDNGAKFVNYVESQNLQDAHNTKLLLNGKEVATALNRNPGPWLPEVNAKLLTWQLDHPSGSKQDMEAYLHSISG comes from the coding sequence ATGAGCTCTTCCGTCCCGCAGATTCACCTCAACAAGGTTGAGACACAAATTGTCAATCTTCTAAACGAATACACGCGGTATTTCAATGAGCACAAGACGTCCGCCACGCAGCAGCCTCTGGAACTTCGAATCACCGGGGGGTGGGTCAGAGACAAGCTTCTGGGCCGCGAGTCGCACGATATCGATATTGGCATTGACCATTTGTCGGGCGTCGAGTTTGTGACACAATTACAGGAATATATCAAGGCGCAAAACGGCGGCCAATCGGTCGACAGCGGCATTTACAAGATAGAAAAGAATCCAGAGAAGTCCAAGCATCTGGAGACGTGCACGACAAAGCTGTTTGGGTTCTCGATAGATTTCGTCAATTTGCGGTCTGAAAAGTATGCTGAGGACTCCAGGATCCCGGAAATCGAGGTCGGAAcggccgaggaggacgCCTTTCGTCGCGACGCGACGCTGAACTCCCTGTTCTACAACCTGACCACGGGCAAGGTCGAAGACTTCACGGGCCGCGGGCTGCAAGATCTGCACGACGGGATTCTGCGCACCCCGCTGGACCCGCGCAAGACGTTTTTGGATGATCCGCTCAGGTGCTTGAGACTAATCAGGTTTGCGTCGACGTACAACTTCCGCATCGACGAGCTAGCGCTGGCTGCCATGcgcgaggacgagatcaaacaAAAATTGAGGGAGAAAATTAGTAGAGAACGTATCAACGtggagttcaagaagatcatCATGGGCAAGAACCCGGTTTACGGTCTGCGGTtgatcgacgacgtggGCTTCTATCAGCTGTTTGAGTGCGAACAGCCTGGCTACGAGGCCGGAAACGAGGCAATGAAGGCGGCCTTGAAGGAACTGGTGCAACGGTATGGCTCTGTTGAGCAGGAACTGAATAATAACGAGACATTAAGCCGATTACTGGATGCAGTTTATTCGTCCGATATCAGCAAACAGTCATTATTTTTGAACCTGATCCTTTATCCGTGGAGGGACGAGAAAATAGTGATAGGCAAGCCCAGCGTTCCAGTGCCGAGCCGGGTGGTCCAGGACGCTCTGAGGATGCAGCTTAAGATTAAACACCTGGTTGGGCTGTGCTGCTCCACGCTCGAACAATACGACTCTACATATGTCCAATGGAACAACATCGCACGGTCGGAGCTTGCAACGAAGCTGCTTATTCCCTACAGAGAAGAATGGCGGCTCATGCTGCTCACCAACATAATTGTCTCAATTTTCAGAAATCCTCAGAATATACACGAACTCATCGACAACGGCGCCAAGTTCGTCAACTACGTCGAGTCGCAGAATCTCCAAGACGCTCACAACACCAAACTCCTGCTCAACGGCAAGGAAGTGGCAACTGCTCTGAATAGAAACCCTGGCCCATGGCTCCCGGAGGTGAACGCCAAACTACTTACCTGGCAGCTTGACCACCCGTCTGGCTCGAAACAGGACATGGAAGCTTACCTACATAGCATATCGGGATGA